From a region of the Castanea sativa cultivar Marrone di Chiusa Pesio chromosome 10, ASM4071231v1 genome:
- the LOC142612839 gene encoding protein DETOXIFICATION 48, with the protein MCNPKSFSPSSLLSPMKTHTINLNQSMDLQPDDQELRRWPTLSEALEEIKAIGKISGPTTITGLLLYARAMISMIFLGYLGELELAGGSLSIGFANITGYSVISGLAMGMEPICGQAYGAKQWKLLGLTLQRTVLLLLSTSIPISFMWLNMKRILLWCGQDKEISSVAHTFILFSIPDLFFLSLLHPLRIYLRTQNVTLPLTYCSAISVLLHVPINFLLVVHFKMGVAGVAIAMVWTNLNLFLLLSSFVYFSSVYKDSWVCPSMDCLRGWSSLLALAIPTCISVCLEWWWYEFMIMLCGLLANPKATISSMGILIQTTSLVYVFPSALSLGVSTRVGNELGANRPAKARISMIVSLVCAVALGLAAMLFTTLMRHQWGRFFTTDTEILDLTAIALPIAGLCELGNCPQTTGCGVLRGSARPTIGANINLGSFYLVGMPVAIFMGFVAKMGFAGLWLGLLAAQASCALLMLYVLCNTDWMVQVERARELTRTCTTSSTPLPVSSTISESNTKKSNNKANLEEVLCVSDELVKSTSLETDPLISTTTN; encoded by the exons ATGTGTAACCCAAAGTCATTTTCTCCATCCTCATTGCTCTCTCCAATGAAAACCCATACCATAAATCTCAACCAATCCATGGATCTCCAGCCAGATGATCAAGAACTTCGTAGGTGGCCAACACTTTCTGAG GCCTTGGAAGAAATCAAAGCCATAGGGAAGATCTCAGGCCCAACAACCATCACAGGTCTACTTCTCTATGCAAGAGCCATGATCTCCATGATTTTCCTTGGCTATCTCGGAGAGCTCGAGCTAGCTGGAGGGTCTCTCTCTATTGGCTTTGCCAACATCACTGGCTACTCCGTGATCTCCGGTTTGGCCATGGGAATGGAACCCATTTGTGGACAAGCTTATGGCGCAAAACAATGGAAACTTCTTGGCTTAACTTTGCAAAGGACAGTACTTCTTCTTTTGTCAACCTCCATTCCCATCTCTTTCATGTGGCTAAACATGAAAAGAATCCTCCTTTGGTGTGGCCAAGACAAAGAAATATCTTCGGTAGCCCATACTTTCATTCTCTTTTCCATTCCtgaccttttctttctttcacttcTTCACCCTCTTCGAATCTATCTCAGGACTCAAAACGTCACATTACCTTTAACCTATTGTTCAGCTATCTCTGTTCTTCTTCATGTCCCCATAAATTTCCTTCTAGTGGTCCATTTCAAGATGGGTGTTGCTGGGGTTGCAATAGCAATGGTTTGGACTAATCTCaatctctttcttttactttcttcCTTTGTATATTTCTCCAGTGTGTATAAGGACTCGTGGGTGTGTCCCAGCATGGATTGCCTTCGGGGTTGGTCATCTTTGCTGGCCTTAGCAATTCCAACTTGTATCTCGGTTTGCCTTGAATGGTGGTGGTATGAATTCATGATAATGCTGTGTGGACTTCTAGCTAACCCAAAAGCCACTATTTCTTCAATGGGAATCCTTATCCAAACAACCTCTTTAGTCTACGTTTTCCCTTCAGCTCTTAGTCTTGGAGTTTCAACAAGAGTTGGGAATGAACTAGGCGCTAATCGCCCAGCTAAAGCTCGCATTTCCATGATTGTCTCGCTTGTTTGTGCAGTGGCTTTAGGCCTAGCGGCCATGTTGTTCACAACCTTAATGAGACACCAATGGGGTCGGTTCTTTACAACCGATACTGAGATTCTAGACCTTACTGCAATAGCATTGCCAATAGCAGGGCTATGTGAGCTTGGAAATTGCCCACAAACCACTGGTTGTGGAGTTTTAAGAGGGAGTGCTAGGCCTACTATTGGAGCAAACATCAATTTGGGGTCATTTTATTTGGTGGGTATGCCTGTGGCTATTTTCATGGGGTTTGTGGCTAAAATGGGTTTCGCAGGGCTCTGGCTAGGCTTGCTTGCAGCGCAGGCTTCTTGTGCTCTTCTCATGCTATATGTTCTTTGCAATACAGATTGGATGGTTCAagtagagagagcaagagaacTCACACGAACTTGTACCACGTCTTCTACTCCCTTGCCAGTTTCATCAACAATATCAGAGTCTAACACTAAGAAATCCAATAACAAGGCTAATCTTGAAGAGGTATTGTGCGTTAGTGATGAGCTTGTGAAGTCAACCTCACTTGAAACAGACCCTCTCATATCTACTACTACTAATTGA